The Gopherus evgoodei ecotype Sinaloan lineage chromosome 4, rGopEvg1_v1.p, whole genome shotgun sequence nucleotide sequence CATCATAGCTCCAATGAATGTCTGGGgagatgaagggagggagggtcTCTAGCAGCTGACTTGAGTGGTCCAGTTCTGATGGTGCGGCAGAACTTACCTGAGAAAAACTGAGTTATCCAGATTTGGTACAAGCccttgacatgcatccgacgaagtgggtattcacctacgaaagctcatgctccaaaacgtctgttagtctataaggtgccacaggactctttgctgcttttacaagcccTTGTTTTCTGGTTTGGGGCTAGCCATCGATCTGAGCTGGCCAGAGCATAACTAAGGGCTAGAAGAAGAGGGGAAGAAGAAACTCCACCTAAACTGGCAGAGGACTTGCAGAGATTTGTGTTCCTGGCTTACCCAGGTACCAGTGAGGCCTGCTAAGATACATTAGCAATAGACTGATGTATAGATGCTCAGCTGGACTTGGACTTGCAGATCAAGATCAGAAAAAGGAGGCCAAGGATGCTcagagaggctgtggaatttgCCACAGAACTTGAATCTTTCCTAGAAGCAGACCAGGAAGCAGCTGCTAGAGAGGAAGATGTTTTCCATGAGCTTTGCAAGTACAGCTCCATGTCTAATGTGCCTGCTGGAACAGAGGATTCTAATCTGGTTCATGACATTTTTGAGTGATTGGAAAAGTTGTTCAGTTCAGTTTGTAAACCAATGGAAATTGGTAATAATGCAAAAATGAAGGGTAGCAGTTCATTTAAATACTGGTACTTGTGGAAAAAAATTATCTACTAAAAGAACTGTTATAAATTTAAGGCAAGCCAGAACTGAGCCTCACAGACACTTAGTGAAAGTCCATCAACCAAACTGGGAAATGAGAAGCACCAAGATGAAGGGGCAAACTTGGAACTACAAGGATCAGATCCACAGTATTTGCTAAGATGTGGGCAGTTACACAACAGTAATGGGAGTATGAACGTGTAATATGATCCTGTTACATATTCATATGAATATGTAACAAGATCTGTGAAATGCATAAGAATAACGAACATTGGCTCAGAGATAAGTTATTAGACCAGACGTGTTAACCATATTACGGAATAGAGGATCTAAAACTGAACCAGCTACATGGTCCCAAATAGAGACAGTGACTGGGGAACATACACCAATCCAAAAGTAGGGAAAATTGGGTTTGAAAACTGGACCTCGGGAATTTGAGCAAGAAGTTGATAGCCAATAGAGTGGAGGATCTGACAGTTGATTTGGATTTCATTATGGCTAATTACTATAACAAATACCAGAAAGCTGTCTTACAAATTCATTCTGCAGAAACTCCCTTGAAAGATGTGGCCTAGGTGAAACAAATTGTTTGTAAGCAACTGGTTTGCTTTGAGCAAATTGTCCTACCTTCAGGGGGTAAAAACCATAATAACAGCTACATGAGGTGGTAGCTTTCCAGAAGGGGGAAGATAGGGAGTACTGAGACCTGCTTTAACACCCAGGGGAATTCTAGCTGCCATAGTTCTTGTGGCACTGAAGCAGGAGTGGATCTCTTTTCATTTGCTGAATGTTTCAAACAGCAACTAGTACAAAAAGGGACCCACAGTGGAAAAATGAGAACCTATAGATCGAGTAAATGCTGgtattgggaaaaaaaaactagAGAGCGAAAGGGGTGAAGGTAcactacacaactccagctacataCCTTAAGTCGAGTTACTGCGGGATCTACACCGCAGGGGGTCGACGGGAGAAAATgtcccatcgacttaccttactcttttcatcgggggtagagtacagggatcgactggagagcgatctgcagtcgatttggcGAGTCTTtattagacccgctaaatcgacagcctggtggatcgatctcagagtgtTGATCCCGGCTCTAGGGTAGACCTGCCCAGAGTTTCTGTTGAACTTGTTCCAACGCAGTGCTGTACATTTCAATGACTAGCAGCAGAACGGTCTAAGAGATTTTCTGGTTAGGAATCTAATTGTTCTGATTCTACAAAGATATAGATTGTACTGCCCTGGTTCACCACAAGGTTGACATTTAACAGCCACCTAACCATTTACCAGAAGCAAAAAGGGAAGAGGTTTTACAAGCCACTGAAGAAATGTATCAGGAAGATATAACTGAGCCTTCAGCCAGTTCTTGGGCCTCACCCATAATGCTGGTTAAGAAATAAAGACTGCAGCACCAGATTTTGCATGGACTATAGAAAACCACTTTAAAGGATTCATTAAATAGATAATACCCTGGATGCTGTAGCAGATTCACTTTGGTTTTCCACAATGATTCTTAAAAGTGGCTGTTGGCAAGTGGAAGTAGGAATGGAATTCACAACAGGCCAAGGCCTGTGACAATTTAAAGTGATGGCTTTCAGCGCCCATCTAGATTGATCCCTGTAGGAGCCTGTCCCATCTTTTCCTTGAGTGACATTGGAGCAGAATCCAGAGTCTGCAGGGATGGATTTGAGTCCTGGTTTCCACACTTGCCTACTGTGATTTAATTCTCCTCTTCTCTTGGCAGGTGACAGGGTGGCAAGTGAGGATGAGGTGAGTCCTCAGCAGGAAGCGGAGCCATGTGGGACGGTCTCGGGGCTTGTTCCAGCCTGCCAGAGCCAGGGTGGACCAGGGAGGCTGCGTGTGAACCCTCCGAAGATGAGGCGTCGTCGGTCTGCTCACCGGGAGAGGGGATTCATCAACCTTCTGGGCATCCTGGAGCCCCGGCGCCCGGCAGATAAGCCCTACCGGTGCACAGAGTGCGAGAAGAGCTTCAGCCAGAGCTCAAATCTCATCGAGCACCAGCGGATCCACACGGGCGAGCGCCCCTTCACCTGCAGTGAATGCGAGAAGAGCTTCAGCCGCAGCTCCACCCTCATCGAGCACCAGCGCACGCACACGGGCGAGAAGCCCTACACCTGCCCCGAGTGCCAGCGCAGCTTCAGCCGCAGCTCCACCCTGACCGagcaccagcgcacccacaccGGGGAGACCCCTTTCCATTGCCCCGAGTGCGGCAAGAGCTTCAGCCGCACCTCCAACCTGGTGAAGCATCTGCGCACGCACACGGGCGAGAAGCCCTACGGCTGCAGGGAGTGCGGCAAGCGCTTCAGCCTCAGCTCCAACCTTATCAAGCACGAGCGCACCCACACCGGGGAGAAGCCCTTTGCCTGCGGGGAGTGCAGCAAGCGCTTCAAGAAGaagacccacctggtgtcccaccACCGCacccacaccggggagcggccctaTGAGTGCACGGTGTGCGGCAAGCGCTTCAGCCAGAGCTCCACCCTCATCGagcaccagcgcatccacaccgGCGAGAAGCCTTTCCGCTGCCCCGACTGCGGGAAGTGCTTCTGCGTCAGCTCCAACCTCATCAagcaccagcgcatccacaccgGGGAGAAGCCCTACGGCTGCAGCGCCTGTGGGAAGAGCTTCCGATACAAGCCCCAGTTCACCCGCCACCAGAAGCTCCACCAGGCGGAcggggaggagccagtggctgTCCTGACCGTGGGACCGTGGGCTGCGGCAGCCCCGCTCATACAGATCACGGAGACTGTTTAAAGCAGGCAAGCTCCCGCTCCGGGGATGAGGGGGATCAGGGACTAGAGTCAGCATGTGGTTGAGCTCCGTTGGGCCAAACGCAGAGCTGGAATTGACGTGTGTTTCTCTAAGCTGTTTGGCCCAGCTCTGATTCTCTTGCAGCTGGAGTTTCTATGATTCCTGTTTTAAGAATATGGGAATTCCTGATGGGCTTGTCTAGCTCCACATTCTtcccccagcacttcctgccactCCGGCACAGACCAACGTGATATTCCTCCTCCTGCTTCCCTACATCTAACCCTGTACCCCACTCCTTGCTATTCCACATCAGACTAATGGGTCCATCTAACCTGATACACCTGCTTCCCCAGATCAGATCAATTGTCTAGTCAGTATCATCCCCCTTTCCTGGTGGATCAAAATATCTGAAAGTTTCCCAttgagctccctgctgccccaggtcaGCCCAGTGGGACTGTCTAGCCCAATATCCCCCCTACTTCTTGCCATGTTGGATCAGACTAATGGACCCATCTACCCAATATCTCCCACGCCCGTCCCTGCAGCACCAgttcagactaatggtccatctggTCCACTATCCTACCTCCAAgagtggccaatgctagatgctGCAAAGGAAATATTGAATGCATTTCACTGTGCTGTGTACCACTGAGGGAGAAAGCAGTTCCTTCTGGACTGCAACTGGCTCTCGGCTTCCATGGTGGATCATGAGGGTCAAATGTCCTTGACATTTCAGTGTTCATCCTGTCCAGTGTCACTGCAGGTGCTATTCTTATTCCTACAAACatcaaatccttttttttttttttttttgaatgattTAGTGAGATACTTGCCTCCATAATATCCTGCTGCagggaattccacaggttaacagTGTCACTTTCTATTGCCATTCCCTGTCAATACAACAGAGGAAATCTTGCAAAGCAGACTAAGTCCATTGGAAGGCTGTTGTTTCTTAGGTCTTGACTACAATTAGTTTGCGGCAGCGGGATGTCAGTCTACTCTGTGCTAGCCTGCCACAGACTCGCTGTCCCTGTGGACCTTACTGACACGTATTAACAGTTCAttaatgcactttgatctagtCCAATTTCAAAGAAGACTTTCTGCCAGCATTTAGTCTGCAGCAGACTAGTGTGGAGTTGATTCACAacccagcttgccacaaactaaatgTTCGTGTTGACAGACCCTTAGACTGTGGACAGCAAGTCCTTCAGCTGGCAGCCTCAGCTCTTACTGGATCTGGACAGGTATCTGAGGCCTAATGCCACCACAAAAGGAGCAAATGTCTGGAAGATCAGAGATTGGGTGGAAAAAAAACCCCCATGAAATGGACATTCTAGTTATTGCAAGAGGTGGGGACCTTGAGTAGGTAGCATGGCCTGAAGCCATCACCGTTTGATGGTGTAGGAGTCCCTTACATGGAATGAGTTGATTGGGTCTCAGTCTTGTTCTTAGCAGGATGGGTGTGTCTGCCACAAAATCACCATTACATTGGCACTAAGTAGCTCCGTAGGCAGTAAGGCTAAAGCCTGAAAAGGGGCTGAATTCACCTTTGCCCCTTATGGAGGCGGTATCGTAATATGAGGCACAAAGGCATTGTGTGTCCCTGTGCTCATTCGGGGAGATATGCCAAGTGCTTCGGTCTCGTGCCCTCCATTTCGTCGTTTCATCCaaatgtggggctggagcaggatgtGGCCACGGCTCACAAAGCTGCGGGGAGTGAGGCAGAGGTGCCAGAGGGCAGAAGGAGCATTTCAGATTCCAGCTTGGACTGGGATCCCCAGGAGCTCAGGAGAGGCTTCTCCTGGGAAATTGGATGGAGTGATTTGTTAAGACAAGTGTCCTCTTGTCTTCTATACATCAGCCATTGGGGGAAATAAACCATCTTCCTGTCTCAgatggctggactagatgacccttgtggtcccttccaaccctgtggttctgtgattctatttttTTGGACGAACCCACAGGCACCTGCCAAGATGGAGCAAGCAGAAAGGTTTTTGCCTGCACACTGTACTGTTTCTGTCCCCCACCAAGGCTAAGAATGTGGTGCATGACTGGGCAAAGGATGCTGATGCTGTGTGAGAGTCAAGGGAGCCTGTGAACTATGGGGGAGATG carries:
- the LOC115651486 gene encoding zinc finger protein 883-like, whose translation is MEQEEELCILDLQGSEEREIQRDTPTGDRVASEDEVSPQQEAEPCGTVSGLVPACQSQGGPGRLRVNPPKMRRRRSAHRERGFINLLGILEPRRPADKPYRCTECEKSFSQSSNLIEHQRIHTGERPFTCSECEKSFSRSSTLIEHQRTHTGEKPYTCPECQRSFSRSSTLTEHQRTHTGETPFHCPECGKSFSRTSNLVKHLRTHTGEKPYGCRECGKRFSLSSNLIKHERTHTGEKPFACGECSKRFKKKTHLVSHHRTHTGERPYECTVCGKRFSQSSTLIEHQRIHTGEKPFRCPDCGKCFCVSSNLIKHQRIHTGEKPYGCSACGKSFRYKPHSVLIEHMRIHTGERPFVCGQCGKRFSQSSTLLGHQRTHTGEKPFTCPECQRSFSRSSALTEHQRTHTGETPFHCPECGKSFSRTSNLVKHLRTHTGEKPYGCRECGKRFSLSSNLIKHERTHTGEKPFACGECSKRFKKKTHLVSHHRTHTGERPYECTVCGKRFSQSSTLIEHQRIHTGEKPFRCPDCGRGFYVNSKLVKHRRIHTGEKPYSCSACGKSFRYKQQFTRHQLLLTHKGASNFLALSFPTLK